The Theileria annulata chromosome 3, complete sequence, *** SEQUENCING IN PROGRESS *** genome has a segment encoding these proteins:
- a CDS encoding uncharacterized protein (note;~Tap-24g11.q1c.C.cand.79 - score = 16.04): MKVECETDTSNLTPPSKIKKSYNNGIAEQKLKKNGIDDDVVPKLSYKFKDKNIKLTLDRLSATGYKGWSSVFCTHCACSGKWYYEVKINQDYKNLKFVGHDNSFKHHIKGHVRVGYACRYQRYDTPVGINSYGFSISDIDGQAYYNSKKFPYAISFSNFLDYLNL; the protein is encoded by the exons atgaaagTCGAATGCGAAACTGATACTTCTAATTTAACGCCGCCTTCCAAGATAAAAAAAAGTTACAATAATGGGATTGCCGAACAAAAACTTAAAAAAAATG GAATCGATGACGATGTTGTCCCTAAACTATCTTATAAATTCaaagataaaaatattaaattaactcTCGATCGGCTTTCCGCTACTGGTTACAAA GGCTGGTCTTCTGTCTTTTGTACACATTGTGCTTGTTCTGGGAAATG GTATTACGAagttaaaataaatcaagATTATAAAAATCTTAAATTTGTCGGTCACGATAATTCCTTTAAACATCACATTAAAGGACATGTTAG AGTGGGATATGCCTGTAGATATCAGAGATACGACACACCAGTTGGAATCAACAGTTATGGATTTTCAATTTCTGACATTGATGGGCAGGCTTATTACAATTCAAAAAAGTTCCCCTACGCCATCTCATTCAGTAACTTTTTAGACTATTTAAACTTATAA
- a CDS encoding DNA primase large subunit, putative (note), translating to MSIIFENNNENEIYLNCFYKGYKHVLTFYNKPPLSGEIDLRSFQEIAAKRLALLQYIDMRSELKIKSHKSKEFEPLKYDQKTMERMNEIEDKILEFDLMLPKVLYSKEELNEFIHIAQRDVISHFILRMAYILHIIYTNRDKDKTDWFIKNECKLFDIRLERLRSVKVQEVDGVDKLESFLHNQGIKYPTVKNPAITKGRHMTKELIDFTDLIRFRSDFNSIDKLYQVIHTIITLVPFYPDANQLVRMRLVSIKNSVAYVPPNSLFIVISTKFRNELQQSMKYLNENQSMLDSIILNDERLCDFMKVLPESYLANDYSKITFTDDTRLTLSNINQVYKFTFPPCMRRMFSHLLKNHHLKHEGRQQLWLFLKGLWINYGRITTIKSHAYNIRHLYGKEGKRTSYPPYSCTRMIKNSPPNVAGTAHGCPFKELDPKSLYQLLQEFGLNSTQIEPIIDLKSSYQFQLACVEYFNQTTPNSCADGIGTSPNTFFHSSFKAKFLKNKSQDYEQSQ from the exons ATGAGTATAATATTCGAGAATAACAACGAGAATGAGATTTATCTCAATTGTTTTTATAAGGGTTATAAGCATGTTTTAACCTTTTATAATAAGCCGCCGCTTTCAGGCGAAATCGATTTGAGAAGCTTCCAAGAAATCGCCGCAAAACGTTTAGCAC TATTACAGTATATTGATATGAGAAGTGAATTGAAGATAAAATCGCATAAATCGAAAGAATTCGAGCCTTTGAAATATGATCAAAAAACAA tgGAGAGGATGAATGAGATTGAAGATAAAATCCTAGAATTTGATCTGATGTTGCCCAAAGTTTTATACAGTAAAGAGGAATTAAACgaatttatacatatcGCACAAAGAGATGTTATATCACATTTTATACTAAGAATGGCGTACATTTTACACATAATATATACCAA CCGTGATAAGGATAAAACGGACTGGTTTATAAAGAATGAGTGCAAATTGTTTGACATAAGGCTCGAGCGACTGAGATCAGTAAAGGTCCAGGAAGTTGACGGTGTTGATAAATTGGAATCATTTCTACATAATCAAGGAATAAAATATCCTACC GTGAAAAATCCAGCTATCACCAAGGGACGCCATATGACTAAGGAATTGATAGATTTTACTGACCTTATAAGGTTTAGATCTGATTTCAATTCTATAGATAAACTTTATCAAGTAATACATACAATTATTACTCTA GTGCCATTTTATCCAGATGCAAATCAATTAGTGAGAATGAGATTGGTGTCGATTAAGA ATTCTGTTGCATACGTACCACCAAACAGTTTATTCATTGTTATATCAACCAAGTTCAG AAATGAGTTACAACAATCGATGAAATATTTGAATGAAAATCAATCGATGTTGgattcaataatattaaatgacGAACGACTGTGTGATTTTATGAAAGTGTTACCAGAATCCTATCTCGCCAACGACTACTCCAAAATTACTTTTACAGACGATACAAGACTAACACTATCAAACATTAATCAG GTGTACAAGTTTACATTTCCGCCGTGCATGAGAAGAATGTTTTCACACCTACT TAAGAATCACCATTTAAAGCATGAAGGAAGACAGCAGTTATGGCTTTTTCTTAAGG GGTTGTGGATTAACTATGGAAGAATCACTACAATTAAATC GCATGCATATAATATAAGACATTTATATGGCAAAGAAGGAAAAAGAACTAGTTATCCACCTTATTCTTGCACAAGAATGATTAAAAATTCTCCT CCAAATGTTGCTGGAACTGCACATGGTTGCCCATTTAAAGAACTGGATCCGAAATCattatatcaattattaCAAGAATTCGGTCTTAACT CAACTCAAATAGAACCgataattgatttaaaatccTCATATCAATTTCAATTAGCTTGtgttgaatattttaaccaAACAACTCCCAACTCATGTG CCGATGGGATCGGAACCAGCCCGAACACGTTTTTTCATTCAAGTTTCAAAGCTAAGTTTCTGAAGAATAAGTCTCAAGATTATGAACAATcacaataa